Below is a window of Electrophorus electricus isolate fEleEle1 chromosome 12, fEleEle1.pri, whole genome shotgun sequence DNA.
tTTGTGCTTGTCATACTCCCCTGGCCTGTCTGCACTAGCCTGTGTCGGGTCACTCAGTCCTCCAGCCTCACCATTTGCTGTTAGTTTGAGGGCTGTGGCCTTATAGGAGTCATGCCATCTGGGGGGGTGTTTGATAGGAGTCATGCCACCTGgggggatgtttgtgtgtgtcattcccTTCCCTTATTAGTCGTTTGTGTGTTACACCTCTCCTTTGTTGTTCATCATTAAAGTTTGTATTTAAGTTGGTGTTTGCCCCATGCAATCTGTTAGTAGACATTCTGTCATGTTTTGAGTCCTGCCTGGTTTTTGTGTAGTGTCACTGTTCGTGTTTTGTTTTCGGTTATGCTATATATAAGAATGAACATCTCTGTACGTCGACATGGCtcatctttgcatcctgccttcCCCAATGTTACAGGTGGTTGGTTAATacactgtttaaatatttttccttgatgGTCCGTATTGTACTTTCAGCACCTTCTCATCTTGGCATTATACcttttaagaggaaaaaagtCTGTCCTCCAAGGTGTGATAAATGGATTATCTACCAATGAGCTTCTTTAGACCATTTATACCTGGAGTAAAAAATTCGTTCTTTTAGAGTGTTTTTTCCAATTCTAACATAAAGCAGTGAGATTTATTTGAATAACAAAAAGATGGTTAGAGTATCACTTTTAGAAGTATCTTCTAGCCACATATTTGAACATCTTGCTAATagtattaatcatttaattttgttgttgttgttgttgttgttgagttCAATGTCATATATCAAAGTGTTTTAAACACCTTGGGGTAAATTAATGGATATAGAATATATTTGTCTTCATTGTACAAATTAAGTCAGTTAACGATTGTTCATTGGTGTAACGCTCTGAGCAGGAGCAGAGACGCAGTCGCATGCAGTAAAgtgaatgcagtttattagagaacaTGAGTAATCCACAGTGGTAATCCAGAATACATAAAGCAAGGTAATAATCCAGAAAGCAGTCAAAGAAGCAAACCAAAGAGACGGGGAATAGGCAAAAAGGGTAATTCAAATACAGGTGAGTACAATATCAGGTAATAGAACTAACTAGTGGGCGgaaccaaaaccaggaagtaaataaacatagcGGCGAACGTGACAATTGGCAATACTGTCTATGTGTCCACACAAatgtaaagttaaaataaatgtaattattttttatgtttctttaaacAATAGCTGCAGTATTTCTGTAATAATGTGTTATGTTGCCACGAAATTGCGGCACCTGTTAAAAGTTCAAACTAAAGGTGCTAGCTATCGTGTGAATGATATTAATTTGAATCGTTTTATAACTAACCAGTTTTACGATATGGCTGCATTGATTTAATGGATTAGTTTcgaatttaaaaatgaaattgtGTCACGTTCGCATACCGGAGCGGCCCCCCTTTCTTTGGCTAACCTACATGAATCAGTTCCTTGTTTTCCCTATCAACTGTTTCTATGGTTCCCTGTTTCCGCTTCCTCTTattgtctccagctgttccttcTTTGGCTAGTGTTAGTTCACCCATTTAAACTTTGTTCCCTCGTCTTTTGTTGGGTGGTTATTCTCTCTTGATTTAGCTGTTCCTTGtcgtgttgtttttttcttagttACGCTCTCCCAGTTATAGGCAAGTATCGTCCGGTTTTCCCCTCGTCTTCGCGTGTCAATACGATTACGATTGTCTTCTGTTTGTCTAGTGTCTCTTGTCCAGCTACGTATCCTGGTTCTGCGTATTCCCCTTCTTTTCTCTTGTCATGCTCAGTAATCATGATGGCTTATTTTAGGTTTATGCTTCGTCGTTGCGCTATCGTTAGTCGTTCCTTTGTGTTTAGCTTCCTTCGTATCCTGTTGTAATCATCCCTGCCACTTTTAGCCTGTTAGTCTGTTATATTCTAGATGTCTTGCATTTCTGGTTGTTTTATCTatattaaacttattttttttatcctggTTTTCTGTTCCCTAACTATTCATAGGGCTCCCTCAATCTATCAACGTTACAAACAGACTAAAATCGATGCAGCTATCGCAAATCTATAATTTATATAAGTAATCTATAATTTCTGACGCATACACCCTCGGGTGAGGGGGGTGCGAGCGAAAAGAAGCCTAAACgagtcacacaaacactgtaatgGAAATTGGTATAAGTACAACGTGTCTCCCTAGAGACGCTAAAGTTGGTGTGCGTACTTGACCTGATTTAAATAGACGGTGCTTTTGATTCGTTCGTGTTAAATGCACAATTTCTTATTTGATAAACTGGAGATTTAGCTTTGCTTGTGATTGTGCAACAGAGGGTTGTTCTACTTAACCGCTAGAGTTCACGTCTTGATTTTAATGGACCCTTATTTAATACCAATATAAGAGGCCAAGTAGTACAACTTTACAACAGCACTTCTTACAAAGGTCTTTAAATAGCCTACAGTTGGTTCCTTGTTGCCTTTCAATTAGGTCAAACACCCCAAGTCATTATGAAGAAATGTTGCACATAAATTTAAAAGGGAAATGGTGATCATTGAAGTGCTAGTGACACTTCACATTAAGGCCACACTAAAAACAATTCTATAAAAGGGCAGCAGTAACCTGTTGACTTGTGGAACATGAATCTGGTCATTTCATTGTTAATGTAGGCTAAATTATTTCTGACTAATAAAACAACCTTTGATTTTAAATGAAGTAAATTTAACAAATGTGTTGGCAGGTATAATGCTGACTGAAGACAATGGAAGATGAGTACTGTTCATTTGACAATGGCAGCTAACACTTGACCATGGACAAAAACCATAGAGGTCTTTGCAATTTAACATCTTTATATTTAGGCTATTAGAATATTAACACAGTCTATCTATTTCAAATGATAAATGGAATGCCTATTTCATCCCTCCAATCCTGTTGGCTCAACTATACTTACCTTTAATAGAATTTGACAAACTCTTATCCACTCTTATGTTTATCAATGTAACTATGTATGCTCCCTGGAAATTGAAGCcttgacatttgttttaatggCTTAGAATTCCATATTATAAATATGGTATATAAATGAACAGGTTTTGCCCATTGTTTGTGGGAAAACTGTCATGTTTCTCTTTTAATGCAAAGTGGGAACTGAGATGTTTCACTTGTCCTTTTTGCTATTCATTACCCTAAAAAGAGATGGTCAGCTCCCAGACAGTAGCAGATTTGCTTTCTATGAGACAACTGGAGATCCAGTCCCTAGACAGTTGGAAACACTCACTAGAATTAGAACACTAGCACTCTCCTGGTTTATACTGTATTTGACAGAGCAATGTCAGTTTGTTCTTGTACATAATTAACACTGAGCTTACAGATGTATTACAAAATAAGTGGGTGTCCCACATTCAGTACTGGGTCCCTTTTATAAGTTATGCCCAATTAATTGTAGGCTTGCCATTAGCTTCCACTGTTACACAGGTGCTATTTAGCAGTATGTATCTGATGATGCCCATACACTTAAGAAAATTGAGGATTACATAAAGGAAGCTCTTTTTACCTCACTGTATATAAGGGTGCAGGGCCTCTGATCATAAAGATTTCTGATAATCTGAGAATtctgttgtctgtctgtttcataTGTTCACTCAGGTTTTTGATGATGAAATGTCTCAAAGCCCTTAGGACTGGTCACTCTCTGGTCCCTTTTACTTATGCTGCTACATAGGCCTGCTGGAACTGCAAGCTGATCACATGCACAACCTCTGTTTATAGATTGTTCATCTGTTATCCATATTTACAGGTATAACTACATCTTGCTGTTTTATCTGCGTGTTACTCCCAAGATAACACTGGACCTGTTCATTGGTGGTGATCAAATTTGCAATGATGGCAGAAAATGTTCAACCCTTATATAGTTATACAGGTAGTTCAACaaaagctttattttcattacaaAATCCACTCTAGAGCCATGAGACACCTACACTGAACTAGCTctctatatataatgtaatatcaTGAACTGTTTGTAAGCTTGGCTGCCCAAAAATGATGGGatctcttgagtcttggtcctcccaagatTTCTTGCTTAATCCAGTCAGGGAGTTTCCCAGTTTGCCATTGGGTTTCTCAGTAGGAATCTtgaccaaaacattttgtaaagctactttgtgacaatgcatgttgtaaaaagtgatatataaataaatttgactttgattctGCTGCTGGATTGCTGGACTCTCTTTAGGCTAGGGTCAAGTACCATGAACAGTACTCTTTCCCCAAGAAGGCCTGCTAGAACACTTTACATAATgcctcaaaacaaacaaatggcaTGACGGTCCATCTTTCCTTCCTTTGGGGAACACTTTCAGCTCACCAATAAATGTATTAAGCATTCTTCAAATGAGGGTGATGACAAATCAGTCGGGCTGCATGTTTGTAGGTTAAATGAAAGGTTGCATATTCAAATGTGCATTCACACATTTGTGTACACAGACTTTCAGCCTTTATGACAAATTCCATCTCCAAAAGTGCTTTTTGTGGCTCTGAATGTAGTTGCATGGATATGAGCATATGCTTCAAGTGTCTTTAATCACTAAACAGATCATGCAGTGATGAGGCAAGCCTGCTTACTACTACACAATTAGgcggcaagttgtatttttgagagttcattttattatttaacaacTATAGTtctctcggtcaatccaaaatgttaataaacctgaGTATTTAAGAAAGTAGGTTTTGGCTTTTTTGGGAGAATATTTAATGTGTGAATAAGTATTGGGTAACTACAATTGTGCAGAATTaatatgcaactaaatgaaactttttccatctcacttgtttttcatctgttagtgagaataataaacaactcgatttacaaatgaacatttctggaaaaaaaaaaaagcaaccctTCATGAGTTTTGACTTTTTGTAcaacagcaaccacagcctcccagacaccaTTCAGAAAGCTGCAGAAAGCTTCAGAAgtaagtgtcttctaaaaactggaagtaggtttgggagttgattttgagtccttcAACCCAAAGAGGTCCAACAtgttcatctttaataataccagcccatagcagcaCCCCACCTCCATCTTGCAGgcgtctgagtcgaagtggagctctgggTCCGTTACTAATCAAGCAACGGGCTGATCCATCTGGGCTGTCGAGAGTCACccttgtctcatcagtccataaaacctttgaaaaatctgtcttcagatatttcttgacccagtcttgacgtttcaccttatgtgtcttgtgtagtggtggtcaggtttcagccttccttaccttggccatgtctctgagagCACTGGAgtataatgggttcctggtcacatcacatttgattcttctaaaatctttggcagttcatttgcatctttttttctctcaacaagtttcttgcaaccctgttgactatttgcagcaaaacgtttgatggttctgtaagcacaccccaatatcttagcaattttaagagtgctgcatctctccaaaagactttttacaatttttgacttttcatagtcagttaaatatcttttttgGCCAATTtagcctgaggaaaagaagccgcctaataattatgcacagcTTGATATAGGGTGCTGATCtgcttaggccacaccctccctcattacacaaatacacaaatacacatcacctgatatgtttaaatccaataagcattcgagtttatacagcttggaattggaaaatatgcatataaattATATGGTCAAAAtgctctcttgcctaataattgtgcacagtgTAACCTCGGGTGATTGGGGGCCTGCTTTATCTTTATGTAGCCAGTTTCtccagagagcaaaaaaaagaaaagtgcaaaATCCAAATCAGAGAAATTAGTAACTGGTTATTGAACTGGTTATtatctttttaataaaaatatttgggGTGCTACATTATACAACAGCACAGCATTTAGAGCACTGCAAACGTTTTCAGTTTTTAATGAACCATCATATGATGAGCTCTGAAAAACTGGGTTGTACTAAGAGTAGGGTGGGTGATACACTTCCTGTCAAGGCAGTTGATAAACCACAATTTCCTTGCTTGTTTGCAAATGGTTTAAACCAGAAACTGAAATGATCTCTTAACTGATACTAAGCAACTCACACAATATGAAGGGGAAAAATTTTATAGTTCAGAGGATAggataaaaaaaactttaattacATGACAAATTGCAtttcattacaaatgtattaattatttgcaaatatagaacaaaaaatgtcagtaagaaatctttatattatatttaaagtatatatatatatatatatatatatatatatatatatatatatagagagagagagagagagagagagagagagagagagagagagagagagagagagagagagagaaagagagcactgCCACAAGTATTCATGCAATTGGAACTACAATACTGTTGGAAAAAGTGTCTTTTTTCAGTCATGAATCGTTGTTGAATGGGTAAAAAAGAGGGGCCTTTGTTTGAGAGACCTTGAGCTGGCATACTTCCAAATGGCCATATTCATTCTGTTAATTGTGACTCAACAAATTTACTTCCATTACGAAACTCTGAATGTCAAATATGCTAAACATAGACAAAACTTCAGCTCAATTTCAAGAGTGCTCTTGTCCAAGCCAATATTGAGAGTCACAATAAGGATCTTTTCACTCAAAAATGGTAATATAGTTAattctaataataattaaaaactaaaaagttAGGATGGTTAGCATATTAAGTCAGCattgttaaaataaagtaaTGCTAACTGGTCCTAGCCAGGTCCTGTATTCCACATTAGCATTTTTGGGTGAACTACTCCTTTAACCTCCTGCCCAACAGGAACACAGGCTTATCTTGTGTGAGGATACCACAGATACCCGTTGTCAGTAAGCTCTTTTGGTTCTCGTCACGTATTCGTGTGCATGCTATTAGTCTAGGCTCCCAGTTTTTCTGCTCACATCTCTATCAGGAAAAATAAAGTTGTTATGAATCAGAATGGAACAGGAGTAAAGCAGTGAGGATTAGTATGCTTGAACCATGCACTGATGTCTGGAGAGTCATGATTCACAAGCTACACTCATTTCTACAGCCCAGTGATAGCATGGTCTGCTGGGAGCAGGCCATGTAATACCACTGGCCTTTTGTTGAGGGTTTGCCACTGGGGTAAATTAGTGGCAAGACTGTTATCATCCCAATGGATATCACTTTTCACTGTACGTGTCCCTCAGAGACTGATGGATTCCAATTcaatcagtgtttaaggtacttgacttgtaatcaggaggttgctggttcaagcaccgccactgttggccccctgagcaagacccttaaccctcaatggctcaagttgtactcaatcataattgtaagttgctttggataaaaagcatcataattgtaagttgctttggataaatatTAATAGGATTAATAATTGATATTTTCAGACCCCACAGCTCTAATTATGTATAAATAAGTTGATTGTAAAATCTTCCcaaatgtttagaaaatgaacattttcttaCCAGAAATCTCTTTGTCCAGGTTCTCGATGAAGCTCTGTAGTTCTGATGTGTCCCCAAGCTTGGCAGCTGTAAGGGAAAAGGTGGGGGTGTGGTTTAGTAAGTATTCTGTAATCTGGTAATGTGGAGAAAAGCTACTAAGTGCTGTGGAATTTCCTCTGGAATGTTCTATATTATAGGAAATGCATTCTGACAGTCATAACTACATAAGGGGATTGGACAGGGAGAGTTTTAAATCAAATCTCACATCTATATCAGAAGCAGCAAATTCACAGCTGTTCATATGGCTTTGAATGTGGCTTGAAAATCATAAACATCCCATAAAACACAGTGTATATCAAAGAGATTAACTGTTATCATGAAACAGACTTAGCCATTGTTTGTAGCTAAGAATATCTGTGGTTTAAAGTGGaacagttttattttctttttataagtTCCTCAAAAAGTGAGATACTGGCCCTTCCATGCCAACTAGTTAATTCAAATTACCTTCTATAAACTCCTCATGCATCTAGTTGTTAAATGCCAGGGatgtggtagcttagtggttaagatacttgacttgtaatcagaaggttgctggttcaagttgccactgttgggcccctgagcaagacccttaactctcaatggctcaagttgtactcagtcataattgtaaatcgcgTTGGGTAAAAAGCGTCAGATGAATTTAAGATGTTGGTCAACGTCTTTATTACCAAAAAATCAAGACCCTACGCGACAAAGCATGATTGAGGGAAGTCATCcttcaaacacatgcacatgaaaatGCACGCACAGATTTAAATGCACATCAATGCCTGCAGCTTTGCCATCAGTAATAGACTATACCTTTCTGTGCAGCTGTCATACTTGCAGTGTTGAGCTCCTCCATACTAGCATTTAAGATGTTTCCGTGGGATGCCTCGCTGCCTGAGAGGTAAAAGCACAAGTAATAAGCGTTAAAAGTGTTCCAATGTACAGAAATGTGAGGCTTGTCTATCATTTCATGTTTGTCGGAGATGTACATGTAGATAGTCTTAtctaatttttgttttatgatcattttttatctttatattaCACAGGGCAGCGTAAATCAGTCTTCAACTCGTGACAGTCGGAAAACTATGGCCTTGGATATTGAAACTCCAGGTTAGAAACTTGCACGGCAAAAATAAGTAATCTCAAACAATGCGCGTTCTTTAAGGAGGTTTTCTATTGAGAAGTATCTTCGAATGTGAGCCATTTTCAATTTTACATTCATCTACAGGTGatgcaatgaaaaaaatatgagGGCACTCACCATCGTCCGCGTCTTCAATGCCGCTGTCACTCACTCCATCGTTGAGAGCAGAGCGCTGTTTAGCCGCGCTGAGCTGTTCTTCAAAGGCGTAAGGCATGCTCTGCGACGGAGCGGCCAGTTCTTCAACAACCTCATTAAATTCCTGAAGAAGATCCCTGAGTTCCATCTCGAAGTCTAGAGCAATTTGATATGTGCGTAAACCTAGTTCAGTTAAGATCGTTAACAGTAATTTACTGATACTTTTCAATGCTAATTTGGTTTATGTAAAACCTCTGATGTGAATTTTaggggtttttttaatttaataaacatatataaaacaacgtctatattttatatagacTACTATATATTTTAAGGCTACTTTCTAACTTAATATGCTTTTCTATTGACTAGGTTACTTAGGCATAT
It encodes the following:
- the si:dkey-27i16.2 gene encoding regulator of cell cycle RGCC, with protein sequence MSTTNVADFEMELRDLLQEFNEVVEELAAPSQSMPYAFEEQLSAAKQRSALNDGVSDSGIEDADDGSEASHGNILNASMEELNTASMTAAQKAAKLGDTSELQSFIENLDKEISEM